The following coding sequences are from one Arcobacter nitrofigilis DSM 7299 window:
- a CDS encoding quinone-dependent dihydroorotate dehydrogenase translates to MFSYNTLKKVLFKFQPETAHHLAEFGLTKLPYCRTLNNYMVNKNFIFDHRLSQDILGITFKNPIGLAAGFDKNATMIESMMALGFGYTEIGTMTPRAQDGNAKPRMFRYPEQKTVQNAMGFNNKGSYDVAKNLRKVFPYVIPVGANIGKNKTTPENMALSDYKVLINKFKDISDYLVINISSPNTPNLRDLQNEKFITELFTLGKELTQKPIFLKIAPDMEAKTAIDLCKTAVKAGAAGIIATNTTIDYDLLPGCQSFGGLSGAVLSEKSYELFKEIAKELFGKTILISVGGISTPEDAYRRIKAGASLIQVYSGMIFEGPAMVRKINEGILKLLEEDGFSNINQAIGADLKK, encoded by the coding sequence TTGTTTAGCTATAACACATTAAAAAAAGTATTATTTAAATTTCAACCAGAAACTGCACATCATCTTGCTGAATTTGGACTAACAAAATTGCCTTATTGTCGGACTTTAAATAACTATATGGTTAATAAAAACTTCATATTTGACCATAGGTTATCTCAAGATATTTTAGGAATAACTTTTAAAAATCCTATTGGTTTAGCTGCTGGATTTGATAAAAATGCTACTATGATAGAATCAATGATGGCTTTAGGTTTTGGTTACACTGAAATTGGAACTATGACTCCAAGAGCACAAGATGGAAATGCTAAACCTAGAATGTTTAGATATCCAGAACAAAAGACAGTTCAAAATGCCATGGGATTTAATAATAAAGGTTCATACGATGTAGCTAAAAACCTTAGAAAAGTTTTCCCTTATGTGATTCCAGTGGGTGCTAATATTGGTAAGAATAAAACAACACCTGAAAATATGGCACTAAGTGATTATAAAGTTTTAATAAATAAATTTAAAGATATAAGTGACTATTTAGTTATAAATATCTCTAGTCCAAATACGCCAAATCTTAGAGATTTACAAAATGAAAAATTCATAACAGAACTTTTTACACTAGGAAAAGAGCTTACACAAAAACCAATATTTTTAAAAATAGCTCCAGATATGGAAGCTAAAACTGCAATAGACTTATGTAAGACTGCGGTAAAAGCAGGAGCTGCTGGAATTATTGCAACAAATACAACTATTGATTATGATTTACTTCCAGGGTGTCAAAGCTTTGGTGGACTAAGTGGAGCTGTTTTAAGTGAAAAGTCATATGAGTTATTTAAAGAAATAGCAAAAGAGTTATTTGGAAAAACTATTTTAATATCTGTGGGTGGTATTTCAACACCTGAGGATGCTTATAGAAGAATAAAAGCGGGGGCTTCACTTATCCAAGTATATTCAGGAATGATTTTCGAAGGTCCAGCAATGGTTAGAAAAATAAACGAAGGAATTTTAAAACTACTTGAAGAAGATGGTTTTTCAAATATAAATCAAGCAATTGGTGCTGATTTAAAAAAATAA
- a CDS encoding M16 family metallopeptidase, whose amino-acid sequence MSNSLPKYFTKTLDNGLQIVVIPMENGSNVVSTDIFYKVGSRNEVMGKSGIAHMLEHLNFKSTKNLKAGEFDEIVKGFGGVNNASTSFDFTHYYIKSSSKNMGKSLKLFADLMENLTLKDKEFQPERNVVAEERRWRTDNNPMGYLQFRLFNNAYIYHPYHWTPIGFTDDIKNWTIKDIRDFHSTYYQPKNAIVVLAGDISKDDAFKLVKKYFKDIKNKKDIPAKVYTVEPKQDGAKRIIINRDSQVQMLAMAYHIPNFENKDQIALSALSELLSSGKSSILEKRLVDEKRLVNSIYAYNIELKDPGLFMFIASCNEGVKAQDVEKEILKIIEEIKEGKISKEDLEKIKINTKADFIFSLESSSSVASLYGSYFVKDNIKPLFSYEENIQNLKIKDIVKVAKKYLQEDNSTTLILRKDKKGGLQDK is encoded by the coding sequence ATGAGTAATAGCTTACCAAAATATTTTACAAAGACTTTAGACAACGGATTACAAATAGTTGTAATACCTATGGAAAATGGTTCAAATGTTGTTTCAACAGACATTTTTTATAAAGTTGGAAGTAGAAATGAAGTTATGGGGAAAAGTGGAATAGCACACATGCTTGAACACCTAAATTTCAAATCAACAAAAAACCTAAAAGCTGGTGAATTTGATGAGATAGTAAAAGGATTTGGTGGAGTAAATAATGCCTCTACTTCCTTTGATTTTACACACTATTATATAAAATCAAGTTCAAAAAACATGGGTAAATCACTAAAACTTTTTGCAGATTTGATGGAAAATTTAACATTAAAAGATAAAGAGTTCCAACCTGAGAGAAATGTAGTAGCAGAAGAGAGAAGATGGAGAACAGATAATAATCCAATGGGATATTTACAATTCAGACTTTTCAACAATGCCTATATCTATCACCCATATCATTGGACTCCAATTGGATTTACTGATGATATTAAAAATTGGACAATAAAAGATATTAGAGATTTCCATAGTACATATTATCAACCAAAAAATGCGATTGTAGTACTTGCAGGAGATATATCTAAAGATGATGCTTTTAAATTAGTAAAAAAATATTTCAAAGATATAAAAAACAAAAAAGATATCCCAGCAAAAGTTTATACGGTTGAGCCAAAACAAGATGGAGCAAAAAGAATTATAATAAATAGGGATTCACAAGTTCAAATGTTAGCTATGGCATATCATATACCTAACTTCGAAAATAAAGATCAAATAGCGCTATCAGCTCTTAGTGAGCTTTTAAGTTCTGGTAAAAGTTCTATTTTAGAAAAAAGACTTGTGGATGAAAAAAGATTGGTAAATTCTATATATGCTTATAATATTGAACTTAAAGATCCTGGATTATTTATGTTTATTGCCTCATGTAATGAAGGTGTAAAAGCCCAAGATGTGGAAAAAGAGATATTAAAAATAATAGAAGAGATAAAAGAGGGAAAAATTTCAAAAGAAGATTTAGAAAAAATAAAAATAAATACAAAAGCTGATTTTATTTTTTCACTTGAAAGTTCTAGTTCTGTAGCTTCATTATATGGAAGTTATTTTGTTAAAGATAATATAAAACCTCTATTTTCATATGAAGAAAACATTCAAAACTTAAAAATAAAAGATATTGTAAAAGTTGCAAAAAAATATCTACAAGAAGATAATTCAACAACTTTAATTTTAAGAAAGGATAAGAAAGGTGGATTACAAGATAAGTAA
- a CDS encoding globin domain-containing protein, with product MDYKISKTDFGEKPHYELPKPLFYKELGEDGLVKLFNDFYDLLVESDISNFFPQDEKELEKVKAHNVKFFIEACGGPKYYSNEVGHFDMIKAHKPFSITEKARTEWLGCMQEVLKNVKISEEAKKSFWEYLEKFSKHTVNVDSGIKLPEDIVKV from the coding sequence GTGGATTACAAGATAAGTAAAACAGACTTTGGTGAAAAGCCTCATTATGAGCTTCCTAAACCTTTGTTTTACAAAGAATTAGGGGAAGATGGATTAGTTAAGCTTTTTAATGACTTCTATGATTTATTAGTAGAAAGTGACATCTCTAATTTTTTCCCTCAAGATGAAAAAGAGTTAGAAAAGGTCAAAGCACATAATGTGAAGTTTTTTATAGAAGCTTGTGGCGGTCCAAAGTATTATTCAAATGAAGTGGGTCACTTTGATATGATAAAAGCTCATAAGCCTTTTTCAATAACTGAAAAAGCAAGAACGGAATGGCTTGGTTGTATGCAAGAAGTACTAAAAAATGTTAAAATCTCAGAAGAAGCGAAAAAAAGTTTTTGGGAGTATTTAGAAAAATTTTCAAAACACACAGTAAATGTAGATTCTGGAATCAAATTACCAGAAGATATAGTAAAAGTATAA
- the dapA gene encoding 4-hydroxy-tetrahydrodipicolinate synthase — protein MNIITGAMTALITPFKNGKVDASCYEYLIKRQIAQGIDAVVPVGTTGESATLSHNEHKECIEIAVSVCKGTNVKVIAGAGSNATHEACDIAKHAQNVGADGILSVAPYYNKPMQEGLYQHYKAIAESVEIPVMLYNVPGRTGVDIEADTAIRLFDDIKNIYAIKEATGSLERAIELNAKRADFCVVSGDDLIDFPMLANGSKGIISVTANLLPNYKSKLVKSVFEGDYETGRAINNELYALNKIMFCENNPIPIKAAMYIAGLMDTLEYRLPLTKPSLENMKKIEEIIKNYEVIK, from the coding sequence ATGAATATAATTACCGGGGCAATGACGGCACTAATCACTCCATTTAAAAATGGAAAAGTAGATGCTAGTTGCTATGAATATTTAATCAAAAGACAAATAGCACAAGGTATAGATGCAGTGGTACCTGTTGGAACAACAGGAGAAAGTGCCACTTTATCACATAATGAACATAAAGAGTGTATTGAAATTGCAGTTTCAGTTTGCAAAGGAACAAATGTAAAAGTTATAGCAGGGGCTGGTTCTAATGCTACACATGAAGCTTGTGATATAGCAAAACATGCACAAAATGTAGGAGCTGATGGAATATTATCTGTTGCTCCATATTATAATAAACCTATGCAAGAGGGACTTTATCAACACTATAAAGCAATTGCCGAGTCTGTTGAAATTCCAGTTATGCTTTATAATGTTCCAGGAAGAACTGGAGTTGATATAGAAGCAGATACTGCAATTAGATTATTTGATGATATTAAAAATATCTATGCAATCAAAGAAGCAACAGGAAGTTTAGAGCGAGCAATTGAATTAAATGCGAAAAGAGCTGACTTTTGTGTAGTTTCTGGTGATGATCTTATTGATTTTCCAATGCTTGCAAATGGGAGCAAAGGTATTATTTCAGTTACTGCAAATTTACTTCCTAATTATAAAAGTAAATTAGTAAAAAGTGTATTTGAAGGTGATTATGAAACAGGAAGAGCTATAAATAATGAACTATATGCACTAAATAAAATTATGTTTTGTGAAAACAACCCAATACCAATCAAAGCGGCTATGTATATTGCTGGATTAATGGATACGTTAGAGTACAGATTACCCCTTACAAAACCTAGCTTAGAAAATATGAAAAAAATTGAAGAAATAATTAAAAATTATGAGGTAATAAAATAA
- a CDS encoding enoyl-ACP reductase — MSSEMKGKTLVISGGTKGIGKECVYKFASNGINVAFTYNSNKQFAEDICKDVEEKYGVKCKAYPFNILEPEKYKELFLEIDKDFDRIDFFISNAMIYGRAVVGGYGKFMKLKPRGLNNIYTATVNAFVCGAQQAVKRMQQIGGGAIVSLSSTGNLVYIENYAGHGTNKAAVETMVKYAANELGEFGIRVNAVSGGPIDTDALKAFTNYEEVKAKTAEYSPLNRIGQPQDLAQSCYFLCTNDASWITGHTLIVDGGTTFR, encoded by the coding sequence ATGAGTAGTGAGATGAAGGGAAAAACATTAGTAATTTCTGGTGGAACAAAAGGTATTGGAAAAGAGTGTGTTTACAAATTTGCAAGTAATGGTATTAATGTAGCTTTTACATATAATTCAAACAAACAGTTTGCAGAAGATATTTGTAAAGATGTAGAAGAAAAATATGGTGTAAAATGTAAAGCATACCCTTTTAATATCTTAGAACCAGAAAAATATAAAGAACTATTTTTAGAAATCGATAAAGATTTTGATAGAATTGATTTCTTTATCTCTAATGCTATGATTTATGGAAGAGCTGTTGTTGGTGGATATGGTAAATTTATGAAACTAAAACCTAGAGGATTAAATAATATTTATACAGCAACTGTAAATGCTTTTGTTTGTGGTGCCCAACAAGCTGTAAAAAGAATGCAACAAATTGGTGGTGGAGCAATAGTTAGTTTAAGTAGTACAGGAAACTTAGTATATATTGAAAACTATGCAGGTCATGGTACAAATAAAGCAGCTGTTGAAACTATGGTTAAATATGCTGCAAATGAACTTGGTGAATTTGGTATTAGAGTAAATGCAGTTTCTGGTGGTCCAATTGATACAGATGCACTTAAAGCATTTACAAACTATGAAGAAGTAAAAGCAAAAACTGCTGAATACTCTCCATTAAATAGAATTGGGCAACCGCAAGATTTAGCACAATCATGTTATTTCTTATGTACAAATGATGCATCATGGATTACAGGTCATACTCTAATCGTAGATGGTGGGACAACTTTTAGATAA
- the pgsA gene encoding CDP-diacylglycerol--glycerol-3-phosphate 3-phosphatidyltransferase: protein MTKKLNLPNALALLRIALAPLMLWFLVDRDSAIFSTWHPSWLDYFAGLIFVIASVTDFFDGYIARSWNQITKLGGILDPLADKMLMLAGFIGLVAINRASAWAIFLILSREFFITGLRVVAIGEGKDVASTMAGKIKTVVQMIAIGFLIMNWPFGTELLWFAVILTLYSGYEYIRDYFKN, encoded by the coding sequence ATGACAAAAAAATTAAATCTGCCTAATGCCTTAGCACTTTTAAGAATAGCATTAGCACCATTAATGTTATGGTTTTTAGTTGATAGGGACAGCGCCATTTTTTCTACTTGGCATCCCTCTTGGCTTGATTATTTTGCGGGACTTATTTTTGTAATAGCTTCAGTTACAGACTTTTTTGATGGGTACATAGCGAGATCTTGGAATCAAATAACAAAACTTGGTGGTATTTTAGACCCACTTGCCGATAAAATGCTTATGCTTGCAGGGTTTATAGGACTTGTGGCTATAAATAGAGCAAGTGCATGGGCTATATTTTTAATACTTTCAAGGGAATTTTTTATAACAGGACTTAGAGTTGTTGCAATTGGTGAAGGTAAAGATGTAGCCTCTACAATGGCAGGAAAAATAAAAACCGTAGTTCAAATGATAGCTATAGGTTTTTTAATTATGAATTGGCCTTTTGGAACTGAGTTACTTTGGTTTGCAGTTATACTAACACTATATTCAGGATATGAATATATAAGAGACTATTTTAAAAACTAA
- the rseP gene encoding RIP metalloprotease RseP: MGTITFLLVLSFLVFFHELGHFLAARYFGIKVEVFSIGFGKKLFSKQWMGTSWQFALIPLGGYVKMKGQDDTKPGLVEAGNDSYNNKKPWQRIIILFAGPFANFVLAAILYFAIAMIGANALSPTIGQVVPNSPAAKAGLKVNDEILRINNTDVKQWNEVGKYIVQSKGALQFYIKRDGVVITRIINPHISDSENIFKEKIKKRMIGIAPAPKVIKLNLSPIEALVFAYDRTVESSKMIFKGVQKLIQGVIPSSEVGGVITIGKVISEASQSSIIALLSITALISVNLGVLNLLPIPALDGGHIMFNLYEIIARRKPSDKVFMYLTVVGWVILGSLMLLGIYNDISRLLK; this comes from the coding sequence GTGGGTACTATAACTTTTTTACTTGTTCTTTCATTTTTGGTATTTTTCCATGAATTAGGACACTTTTTAGCAGCACGATACTTTGGAATAAAAGTTGAAGTATTCTCAATAGGCTTTGGGAAAAAACTTTTTTCTAAACAGTGGATGGGAACATCTTGGCAGTTTGCATTAATCCCTCTTGGTGGTTATGTGAAAATGAAAGGTCAAGATGATACAAAACCAGGACTTGTTGAAGCTGGAAATGATTCATACAATAACAAAAAACCTTGGCAAAGAATAATAATACTTTTTGCTGGTCCTTTTGCAAACTTTGTACTTGCAGCTATTTTGTATTTTGCAATTGCAATGATTGGAGCAAATGCTTTAAGCCCAACGATTGGTCAAGTTGTTCCTAATTCACCTGCTGCAAAAGCTGGATTAAAAGTAAATGATGAAATTTTAAGAATAAATAATACAGATGTAAAACAGTGGAATGAAGTTGGAAAATATATTGTACAGTCAAAGGGTGCTCTACAATTTTATATTAAAAGAGATGGTGTAGTTATTACTAGAATCATAAATCCACATATAAGTGATAGTGAAAATATCTTTAAAGAAAAAATCAAAAAAAGAATGATAGGTATTGCACCTGCTCCAAAAGTAATAAAATTAAATTTATCTCCAATAGAAGCTTTAGTTTTTGCCTATGATAGAACAGTAGAATCATCAAAAATGATTTTTAAAGGTGTTCAAAAACTAATCCAAGGTGTAATCCCAAGCAGTGAAGTTGGTGGAGTAATAACAATAGGAAAAGTAATCTCAGAAGCTAGTCAATCAAGTATTATTGCCCTTCTTTCAATTACAGCTCTTATTTCAGTGAACTTAGGTGTTTTAAACCTCCTTCCTATACCAGCCCTTGATGGTGGACATATTATGTTTAACCTTTATGAGATAATAGCAAGAAGAAAACCAAGTGATAAAGTATTTATGTACTTGACTGTTGTAGGATGGGTAATTCTTGGTTCTCTTATGCTTTTGGGTATTTATAACGATATCAGTAGATTATTAAAGTAG
- a CDS encoding YggS family pyridoxal phosphate-dependent enzyme produces MLTKQLAVENLDKLIERVEAARLQVSHHHIVKIIAISKYSLSEEVATLYGAGQRAYGENKVQDLKEKMEKLEELPLEWHFVGRLQKNKINNLIDLNPTLVQSIDSLDLAIEFNKKLAAKNKKINALLQINSAYEESKAGVMPEEAIETYKKIIDTCANINLKGVMSIGAHVADEDIIKKSFETTKKIFDELAPLGAKYCSMGMSGDFELAISCGSNMIRVGSSLFK; encoded by the coding sequence ATGTTAACAAAACAGTTAGCTGTAGAAAATTTAGATAAATTAATAGAAAGAGTTGAGGCTGCAAGACTTCAAGTATCTCATCATCATATAGTAAAAATCATAGCTATTAGTAAATATAGCCTATCAGAAGAAGTAGCAACTTTATATGGTGCAGGTCAAAGAGCATATGGTGAAAATAAAGTACAAGATTTAAAAGAGAAAATGGAAAAACTTGAAGAATTACCATTAGAATGGCACTTTGTAGGAAGACTTCAAAAAAATAAAATCAATAATTTGATTGATTTAAATCCAACATTAGTACAATCAATTGATTCACTTGATTTAGCTATAGAGTTCAATAAAAAACTTGCAGCAAAGAATAAAAAAATAAATGCCCTACTTCAAATAAACTCAGCATATGAGGAATCAAAAGCTGGTGTTATGCCAGAAGAGGCAATTGAAACATATAAAAAGATAATTGATACATGTGCAAATATAAACCTAAAAGGTGTAATGAGTATCGGAGCTCATGTTGCAGATGAAGATATTATAAAAAAATCTTTTGAAACAACTAAAAAAATCTTTGATGAATTAGCACCACTTGGAGCAAAATATTGTTCTATGGGGATGAGTGGAGATTTTGAATTAGCTATTTCATGTGGTTCAAATATGATTCGAGTAGGTTCAAGTCTATTTAAATAG
- a CDS encoding DUF6858 family protein, with translation MKKKIFKEKYHILEIEYNKSEIKYKNLDEIILFLQNKINSNPVIKFIAIFDHYTHTKSLANSFISEDIINAKNIIFCFGLEIQNPDVLAVRPRSIGVCEKENSFVINFQVAPSEAVTETIKEYIKEIKE, from the coding sequence GTGAAGAAAAAGATATTTAAAGAGAAATATCATATTTTAGAGATTGAGTATAATAAAAGTGAAATAAAATATAAAAATTTAGATGAGATTATTTTGTTTTTACAAAATAAAATTAATAGTAATCCAGTAATTAAATTTATTGCAATATTTGATCACTATACTCATACAAAGTCTTTAGCAAATAGTTTTATAAGTGAAGATATTATAAATGCAAAAAATATTATATTTTGTTTTGGACTTGAAATACAAAATCCAGATGTTTTAGCAGTGAGACCAAGAAGTATAGGTGTATGTGAAAAAGAAAATAGTTTTGTAATTAATTTTCAAGTTGCTCCAAGTGAAGCTGTAACTGAAACTATAAAAGAGTATATAAAAGAAATAAAAGAGTGA
- a CDS encoding ZIP family metal transporter — MLYEIILFSLLAGSTVFIGGLISYYFESRVHNKELKELIIHYLIAFSTGVMLSAISFVLVPDGMLELPVLLSTSLFILGGLSFFFFDKLIEKNRYKIPQVIAMLLDFIPESIALGAVFVYNHNVGILLSIFIALQNLPESFNSYTELKNLKHSSYKALFILFILSFVGLIFSLLGYVFLDDKILITSSLMLFSAGGIMYIIFQDIAPLLEYKKRKLIAIGVNFGFIIGMLGESII; from the coding sequence ATGCTTTATGAAATTATTCTATTTTCTCTATTAGCTGGTTCTACAGTTTTTATTGGTGGTTTGATTTCATATTATTTTGAAAGTAGAGTACATAATAAAGAGTTAAAAGAGCTTATTATTCATTACTTAATAGCTTTTTCAACAGGAGTTATGCTTTCTGCTATTTCTTTTGTTTTAGTTCCTGATGGCATGTTAGAATTGCCTGTTTTGTTAAGTACTTCACTCTTTATTTTAGGTGGACTCTCTTTTTTCTTTTTTGATAAATTAATTGAAAAAAATAGATATAAAATACCTCAAGTTATAGCTATGTTATTGGATTTTATTCCTGAATCTATAGCTTTGGGTGCTGTATTTGTTTATAATCATAATGTAGGAATTTTACTCTCTATTTTTATAGCTTTACAAAACTTACCAGAATCTTTTAACTCTTATACTGAACTAAAGAACTTAAAACACTCATCTTATAAAGCCCTTTTTATACTATTTATTTTGAGTTTTGTTGGACTAATATTTTCATTATTAGGTTATGTATTTTTAGATGATAAGATATTGATTACTTCATCTTTGATGCTATTTTCAGCTGGTGGAATAATGTATATTATCTTTCAAGATATTGCTCCATTATTAGAATATAAAAAAAGAAAATTAATTGCTATTGGAGTAAATTTTGGATTTATCATTGGCATGTTAGGTGAGTCAATAATATAA
- the trpC gene encoding indole-3-glycerol phosphate synthase TrpC, giving the protein MILDEINKRTLEDVERRKKEIPLDLLGRSLSSNPYAPRDVKPYLTSTKEEPIRIIAEVKKASPSKGIIKEDFDPVSIAQEYSKNGANAISVLTEPHYFKGNLEYLTQIRRYVPTPLLRKDFILDKYQIVEALVYGADFILLIAKSLSTKDLKELYEYALHLGLEVLVEVHDKEDLTKAMKCGAHIIGINHRNLETMEMDMTLCERLIPMIPNGKIIVAESGVSNTEMIKNLSEIGADAFLIGEHFMRVPSIEEELKKFKNSLN; this is encoded by the coding sequence ATGATTTTAGATGAGATAAATAAGAGAACTTTAGAAGATGTGGAAAGAAGAAAAAAAGAGATACCTTTAGACTTATTAGGAAGAAGCTTAAGCTCTAATCCATATGCTCCAAGAGATGTAAAGCCATATTTAACATCAACTAAAGAAGAACCAATTAGAATCATTGCAGAAGTTAAAAAAGCTAGCCCTAGTAAAGGAATAATAAAAGAGGATTTTGATCCAGTATCTATTGCCCAAGAGTATTCAAAAAATGGAGCAAATGCAATTTCTGTATTAACTGAGCCTCACTATTTCAAAGGAAATTTAGAGTACCTAACACAAATAAGAAGATATGTACCAACTCCATTATTACGAAAAGATTTTATTTTAGATAAATACCAAATTGTAGAAGCTTTAGTTTATGGAGCAGATTTTATACTTCTTATTGCAAAAAGTTTATCTACTAAAGATTTAAAAGAGTTATATGAATATGCTCTTCATTTAGGATTAGAAGTATTAGTTGAAGTGCATGATAAAGAAGATTTAACAAAGGCTATGAAATGTGGGGCACATATTATAGGAATAAATCATAGAAATCTTGAGACGATGGAAATGGATATGACTCTTTGTGAAAGATTAATACCTATGATTCCAAATGGAAAAATAATTGTTGCTGAAAGTGGTGTAAGCAATACAGAGATGATAAAAAACTTGAGTGAAATAGGAGCAGATGCTTTTTTAATAGGTGAACATTTTATGAGAGTTCCAAGTATAGAAGAAGAGTTGAAAAAATTTAAAAACTCACTAAATTAA
- a CDS encoding tetratricopeptide repeat protein — translation MSSYKRYLIIFIFLSSLCAKEVNKDFNEDLYIVYALEYERQGDINQARFLYEKLYDNTNNYEYFVRYLRASLATGHFKDIIKKVQNHLGDDVKERELILRIYCVSLLNLNQTNKALEVAQELLSKYKSALNYEVLANVYFVKKDYKKAASYFETSYSMNNSSNTLLNLVNILYAYLNKKPEALAYLETHVRLFGCDSSVCPKLVSIYQEQNNVDGIISVLKRSYQTYKNENNEDMANKTYKVLIAYLEKKDINEAIKFLEKEKVDDVKLVSLYKRTDQPLKALKLVRKLYKQDGNVDLLAQIAILEFETAPDKKKVLNSVITKFNDVLTVLDSHVYQNYLGYLLIDYDVDVKKGLMYVDKALSKAPNNIAYIDSKAWGNYKLGNCKVAYKLMKKVVDEVGLSDSEIKLHWKKIKECSKK, via the coding sequence GTGTCCAGCTATAAAAGATATCTAATAATATTTATTTTTCTAAGTTCTTTATGTGCAAAAGAGGTAAATAAAGATTTCAATGAGGACTTATACATAGTATATGCCTTAGAATATGAAAGACAGGGTGATATAAATCAAGCTAGATTTTTATATGAAAAATTATATGACAACACTAATAACTATGAATATTTTGTAAGATATTTAAGAGCCTCTTTAGCAACTGGTCATTTTAAAGATATTATAAAAAAAGTGCAAAATCATCTTGGTGATGATGTAAAAGAGCGAGAATTGATTTTAAGAATTTATTGCGTTTCCTTACTTAATCTAAATCAAACAAATAAAGCCTTAGAAGTAGCACAAGAACTTTTAAGTAAATATAAAAGTGCTCTAAATTATGAAGTTTTAGCAAATGTTTATTTTGTAAAAAAAGATTATAAAAAAGCAGCTTCATATTTTGAAACTTCGTATTCTATGAATAATAGTTCAAATACGCTTCTTAATCTTGTAAATATTTTATATGCATATTTAAACAAAAAACCAGAAGCTTTGGCTTATCTTGAAACGCATGTTAGATTATTTGGATGTGACTCATCAGTTTGTCCTAAATTGGTATCTATTTATCAAGAACAAAATAATGTAGATGGAATTATTTCAGTTTTAAAAAGATCATATCAAACATATAAAAATGAAAATAATGAAGATATGGCTAATAAAACATATAAAGTTCTAATCGCATATTTAGAGAAAAAAGATATAAATGAAGCAATAAAATTTTTAGAAAAAGAAAAAGTAGATGATGTAAAATTAGTGAGTTTATATAAAAGAACAGATCAACCACTAAAAGCTCTTAAGTTAGTGCGAAAACTTTATAAACAAGATGGGAATGTTGATTTATTGGCTCAAATTGCTATTTTAGAATTTGAAACAGCACCAGATAAGAAAAAAGTTTTAAATAGTGTCATTACAAAATTCAATGATGTATTGACAGTTTTAGATAGTCATGTTTATCAAAACTATTTGGGGTATTTGTTGATAGATTATGATGTTGATGTTAAAAAAGGTCTTATGTATGTCGATAAAGCTTTAAGTAAAGCGCCGAATAACATAGCATATATTGATTCAAAAGCTTGGGGAAATTACAAATTAGGAAATTGTAAAGTTGCCTATAAACTTATGAAAAAAGTTGTTGATGAAGTAGGGCTTAGTGATAGTGAAATTAAATTACATTGGAAAAAAATTAAGGAGTGTAGTAAAAAATGA
- a CDS encoding YkgJ family cysteine cluster protein — protein MNEIIKQDGFPYSFNPKACDTCAGNCCIGESGYIWINKTEQEDLAKLLNIEVDELVHKFLRKVGYKYTINEKRLAENNYACVFFDLGKRQCSVYEARPKQCRTFPFWDYFKTRINEVKEECPAIKDI, from the coding sequence ATGAATGAAATAATAAAACAAGATGGTTTCCCCTATAGTTTCAATCCAAAAGCTTGTGATACTTGCGCAGGGAATTGTTGCATAGGTGAGAGTGGTTATATTTGGATAAATAAAACTGAACAAGAAGATTTGGCAAAACTTTTAAATATAGAAGTAGATGAGTTAGTACATAAGTTTTTAAGAAAAGTAGGCTATAAATATACAATCAATGAAAAAAGATTGGCAGAAAATAATTATGCTTGTGTCTTTTTTGATTTGGGAAAAAGACAATGTTCAGTGTATGAAGCAAGACCAAAACAGTGTAGAACCTTCCCTTTTTGGGACTATTTTAAAACAAGAATTAATGAGGTAAAAGAAGAGTGTCCAGCTATAAAAGATATCTAA